A single genomic interval of Pyrus communis chromosome 7, drPyrComm1.1, whole genome shotgun sequence harbors:
- the LOC137740693 gene encoding uncharacterized protein — MARTYVGPGGGHAGGVDIMMPDHNSGGLLLLCMILMSLSLVSMVIFACGDRSNGSPGRPGRPGGGCGGGGGGGCGGGGGGGCGGVGGGGCGGGGGGGCGGGGGGC; from the coding sequence ATGGCTAGAACATACGTTGGTCCGGGTGGTGGCCATGCAGGAGGAGTAGATATCATGATGCCAGATCACAACTCGGGCGGGCTACTTTTGCTCTGCATGATTCTCATGTCCCTCTCACTTGTATCAATGGTCATATTTGCTTGTGGTGATAGATCAAACGGAAGTCCAGGACGTCCAGGACGTCCAGGCGGCGGTTGTGGAGGTGGAGGCGGCGGCGGTTGTGGAGGTGGAGGCGGCGGCGGTTGTGGAGGTGTAGGCGGCGGCGGTTGTGGAGGTGGAGGCGGCGGCGGttgtggaggtggaggtggaggctgTTAA
- the LOC137741155 gene encoding uncharacterized protein, with protein MLKNIMEEKQLDLNQPLLSVRRYSPTVVSSEADDKRKADKSLPKLPPLPFYKSELKSGPVRHPGTVPFVWEQIPGRPKDERNSQTQGLERPATTPRLPPGRVSNAKKQALDRGSKRTTTAQSPTGNVLSNSKNDSTFDTKEVTKCDSSKEGMEDKDISDSEDGGETYLDALDALSRSESFYYNCSVSGLSGLDGPDIKPTGTFSTDPQTRDFMMGRFLPAAKAMASDTPQYSTRKQPVAREQPSCQEQPRGMKVASWNKQHPLNQYKPNDLPHNDITGDKSENEGMRVQAQLPISSVRSVRAKSSYASAYREAKNEHSWGDTCEQRLVNGHQEAVIPKDKNDLKCESNQITKISECEKLDGSPVHRRQQGSNISPYRKECFHHEEKGFLGIPEKAKNSRETSSSGKYQKGHNNFRELLATENIAEWEMGPGSPVVEKTLYIDSVHTVKSPNSNSHSSDTKGNMIEYRGNDNEIPEKSNEVKETPLAEFSFQDIEHLGDGNEKAIVPFQSLEFPDSSFLYWSGRSNQDDQTDMRSGSILDQDSSRFASLKVVDQETVNLKSQHLEKSVHWKNCNGLTRDCITSTSEKLNDEKKSDLKGQHYRKSGTKESSHSHGQNSITLTSSKVAYRGKIDLESRRLVKFGNQESAQGHNSRVPLGPPLPKSPSESWLKRTLPSISSGSLSSQYSSGSQIYASSQPSKTSSLDPKWETIVKTSNTHHGHRRFSEDLLTPIPEA; from the exons ATGCTAAAGAATATAATGGAAGAGAAGCAGTTAGATCTTAATCAGCCACTTCTGTCTGTAAGACGATATTCACCTACAGTAGTCTCCTCAGAAGCTGATGACAAAAGGAAGGCTGATAAGTCACTACCCAAGCTACCTCCTCTTCCCTTTTACAAATCAGAATTGAAATCAGGTCCGGTGAGGCATCCAGGTACTGTTCCTTTTGTATGGGAGCAAATCCCCGGAAGACCCAAGGATGAAAGAAATTCACAAACTCAGGGTCTTGAACGGCCTGCCACTACACCAAGGCTTCCGCCTGGAAGGGTTTCAAATGCTAAGAAGCAAGCATTGGATAGAGGTTCTAAACGCACTACAACTGCTCAATCCCCAACTGGAAATGTACTTTCCAATTCTAAAAATGATTCAACCTTTGATACAAAAGAAGTTACTAAGTGTGACAGCTCTAAAGAGGGGATGGAGGATAAGGATATTTCCGATTCAGAGGATGGTGGTGAGACCTATTTAGATGCACTTGACGCACTTTCGAGGAGTGAATCATTCTATTATAACTGTAGTGTAAGTGGTTTGAGTGGACTGGATGGTCCAGATATCAAACCAACTGGAACCTTCTCGACAGATCCACAGACTCGTGATTTCATGATGGGTCGGTTCTTGCCTGCAGCAAAAGCAATGGCTTCAGACACACCTCAATATAGTACCAGGAAGCAACCAGTTGCTCGAGAGCAACCAAGTTGTCAAGAGCAACCAAGAGGGATGAAGGTCGCCAGTTGGAATAAGCAACATCCACTTAATCAATACAAGCCAAATGATTTGCCACATAATGATATAACTGGGGACAAAAGTGAGAATGAAG GTATGAGAGTGCAAGCGCAATTGCCCATTTCTTCAGTTAGGAGTGTGCGAGCTAAATCTTCCTATGCCAGTGCTTACAGAGAAGCTAAAAATGAG CATTCTTGGGGCGATACTTGTGAACAAAGATTAGTGAATGGACATCAGGAAGCTGTGATACCTAAAGATAAGAATGATTTGAAATGTGAATCCAACCAGATCACCAAAATAAGTGAATGTGAGAAATTAGATGGGTCACCTGTACATAGGCGTCAGCAGGGTAGTAACATATCACCCTACCGAAAGGAATGTTTTCATCATGAAGAAAAAGGTTTTCTTGGTATTCCTGAAAAAGCAAAGAACTCCAGAGAAACTAGTAGCTCTGGAAAGTATCAAAAAGGCCACAACAATTTTAGGGAATTATTGGCTACTGAGAATATTGCTGAATGGGAAATGGGCCCAGGGAGTCCTGTAGTTGAGAAGACTCTGTATATTGATTCTGTGCATACTGTAAAATCTCCGAATTCAAATTCACATTCCTCAGATACAAAGGGCAATATGATTGAGTACAGAGGGAATGATAATGAAATTCCTGAGAAAAGTAATGAAGTGAAAGAAACCCCTTTGGCAGAGTTTTCATTCCAAGATATTGAGCACTTGGGTGATGGAAATGAGAAGGCTATAGTGCCGTTTCAAAGTTTGGAGTTTCCTGACTCCAGCTTTCTATATTGGTCTGGCAGATCCAATCAGGATGATCAAACAGATATGAGAAGTGGTTCCATATTGGATCAGGATTCCAGCAGATTTGCAAGCTTAAAAGTGGTTGACCAAGAAACAGTCAACTTGAAAAGCCAACATTTAGAGAAATCAGTTCACTGGAAAAATTGTAATGGCCTTACTCGGGACTGTATTACATCGACAAGTGAAAAACTgaatgatgagaaaaagagTGATTTAAAGGGCCAACACTATAGAAAATCAGGAACAAAAGAAAGTTCGCATAGTCATGGTCAGAATTCTATTACATTGACCAGCTCAAAAGTGGCCTACAGGGGAAAGATTGATTTAGAAAGTCGACGActtgtgaaatttggtaatcAGGAAAGTGCCCAGGGCCACAATTCACGAGTGCCTCTTGGACCACCTTTACCGAAATCTCCATCAGAGTCTTGGTTAAAGCGCACCTTACCTAGTATTTCCTCGGGGAGCTTGTCTTCACAGTATTCTTCTGGTTCACAGATTTATGCTAGCAGTCAGCCTTCGAAGACTTCCTCTCTTGATCCCAAATGGGAGACAATTGTTAAAACTTCCAACACACACCATGGACATCGGCGGTTTTCAGAG GACCTTCTGACACCTATACCGGAAGCTTAG